One genomic region from Candidatus Bathyarchaeia archaeon encodes:
- a CDS encoding GNAT family N-acetyltransferase: MVTLHLDKVFNPKSVAVVGASDEEGSVGYALMKNFLESGFEGEVYPVNIRKKEILGVKAYQTVEQLPKTVDLAVIATPAKTVPDVVEQCGRAGIKGLIIISAGFKETGPEGKALEDKILEIKRKYDLRIIGPNCLGIIRPSIRLNATFINKMPRPGNIAFISQSGALGTAILDWAVHENVGFSHFVSVGSMIDVDFGDLIDYFGTDPKTRSILMYIEGITNARKFMSAARHFARTKPIIVVKAGKYSESARAAASHTGSLTGEDDVYDAAFKRAGVVRVEEIADLFNCAEVLGMQPLPRGPNLAIITNAGGPGVMATDALIGMGGKLAKLSPRTMDYLNSILPPYWSHGNPIDILGDAKADRYRAVLEACLNDENVDGILIIYTAQAVAEPVEIAKSIVELLKSKGQRGKTILTSFMGKKAVEEANLIFNANEIPTFSTPEQAVKTYLYMYQYKRNLELLYETPEELPVDVSPPKLPILAILKSAALENREVLTEFEAKKVLEFYNFPVVKTYVAKDEDEAATIASRIGYPVVLKILSPQIVHKTDAGGVILDIKSEDEVREAFRTIMKNAKKYDPKAKIIGVTVQPMVKKRGYEVILGSKKDIVFGPVIMFGMGGIGVELFKDFSIGLPPLNQTLARRMMEETKVYQLLKGYRGMPPANIKRLEEVMVLFSHMLIDFPQIKEIDINPLLVDEKDAIAIDARIIIDKELLFKKVEPHQHLVISPYPKKYETLWKLRDGRTVLLRPIKPEDEPLWLEMFKNCSEESIRYKLFQTLKHMPHEVRVRYCNIDYDREIAIVAELTENGKRKIIGTARVSIELDGKTGEIAFLVADPWQGLGLGTKLVDYVIEICRERDLESVYGIMLPENRKAIELMRNLGFQLKYMEDGTIRGTLNLKEEEPPIKPLEKATAMETALSVEKTTDKEAEKAATN, translated from the coding sequence TTGGTTACCCTACATCTCGACAAGGTTTTTAACCCTAAAAGTGTAGCTGTTGTGGGTGCCAGCGACGAGGAAGGTTCTGTAGGCTATGCCCTAATGAAGAACTTTCTTGAGTCTGGTTTTGAGGGAGAAGTTTACCCAGTAAACATCCGCAAAAAAGAGATTTTAGGCGTTAAAGCCTACCAAACCGTAGAGCAGCTTCCAAAAACCGTTGATTTGGCAGTTATAGCAACTCCAGCCAAAACTGTTCCGGACGTGGTTGAGCAGTGCGGCAGAGCCGGAATAAAAGGGCTAATAATTATAAGTGCTGGTTTTAAGGAGACCGGTCCAGAAGGCAAAGCCCTCGAGGATAAGATTCTTGAGATAAAGCGGAAATACGATTTACGCATTATTGGACCCAACTGTTTGGGAATTATCCGCCCAAGCATACGCTTAAACGCAACATTCATCAATAAAATGCCAAGACCCGGCAACATTGCCTTCATAAGCCAAAGCGGAGCCCTCGGCACAGCCATACTAGACTGGGCTGTTCACGAAAATGTTGGCTTCAGCCACTTCGTCTCCGTAGGCTCAATGATAGACGTGGACTTCGGCGATTTAATAGACTATTTTGGAACAGACCCAAAAACGCGGAGCATCCTCATGTACATTGAAGGCATAACAAACGCCCGAAAGTTCATGAGCGCCGCAAGACACTTCGCCAGAACCAAGCCCATAATCGTTGTAAAGGCTGGAAAATACAGCGAAAGCGCAAGGGCAGCCGCCTCCCATACCGGCTCGCTAACAGGCGAGGATGATGTTTATGATGCAGCGTTCAAACGTGCCGGAGTAGTTCGCGTCGAAGAAATAGCAGACCTATTCAACTGCGCCGAAGTTTTAGGCATGCAGCCGCTGCCTCGCGGTCCAAACCTTGCAATAATAACGAATGCTGGCGGTCCAGGCGTGATGGCTACCGACGCCCTCATAGGGATGGGAGGCAAACTCGCAAAGCTAAGCCCCCGGACAATGGACTATCTTAACAGCATTCTTCCGCCATACTGGAGCCATGGAAACCCCATAGACATTCTAGGCGACGCCAAAGCCGACCGCTACAGAGCAGTTTTAGAAGCATGCCTCAACGACGAAAACGTTGACGGAATCCTCATAATTTACACGGCTCAAGCAGTGGCGGAACCTGTTGAAATTGCAAAGAGCATAGTGGAGCTTTTGAAAAGCAAGGGACAGCGGGGCAAAACAATCCTAACGTCTTTTATGGGTAAGAAGGCTGTGGAAGAAGCGAACCTCATATTTAACGCCAATGAGATTCCAACTTTTTCCACTCCGGAGCAAGCGGTGAAAACCTACCTTTACATGTACCAGTATAAGCGAAACCTCGAACTGCTCTACGAAACCCCCGAAGAATTGCCCGTGGACGTCTCTCCGCCAAAGCTTCCTATACTGGCTATTTTGAAGAGTGCAGCGCTTGAAAATCGTGAAGTGCTAACAGAGTTTGAAGCTAAAAAGGTTCTGGAGTTCTACAACTTTCCAGTTGTGAAGACTTATGTCGCCAAAGACGAGGATGAGGCTGCTACCATCGCCTCGCGGATTGGCTATCCAGTGGTTTTGAAGATTCTTTCCCCGCAGATAGTTCATAAGACGGATGCTGGCGGCGTAATCCTCGACATTAAAAGCGAAGACGAAGTTAGAGAAGCCTTCAGAACCATAATGAAGAACGCCAAAAAATACGATCCGAAAGCCAAAATAATCGGCGTCACGGTTCAGCCGATGGTTAAGAAGCGTGGCTATGAGGTTATTTTAGGGTCAAAGAAGGACATAGTCTTCGGTCCAGTCATAATGTTTGGGATGGGCGGCATAGGCGTGGAGCTTTTCAAGGACTTCTCCATAGGCTTGCCGCCGCTAAACCAGACGTTGGCTAGACGCATGATGGAAGAAACCAAAGTCTACCAGCTTTTGAAAGGTTACCGCGGGATGCCACCAGCCAACATTAAACGCCTAGAAGAAGTTATGGTTCTCTTCTCGCATATGCTAATAGACTTTCCACAAATAAAGGAGATTGACATCAACCCACTGCTTGTGGACGAAAAAGACGCCATAGCCATAGACGCCCGCATAATAATAGACAAAGAACTCCTATTCAAGAAGGTTGAGCCACACCAGCACTTGGTTATAAGCCCCTACCCTAAAAAGTATGAAACCTTATGGAAACTCCGAGACGGCAGAACAGTACTGTTGAGACCCATAAAACCAGAAGACGAGCCACTGTGGCTTGAAATGTTCAAAAACTGCTCAGAAGAGTCCATCCGCTACAAGCTTTTCCAGACCCTTAAGCACATGCCCCACGAGGTTAGAGTCCGCTACTGCAACATAGACTACGACCGAGAAATAGCCATAGTCGCCGAACTAACAGAAAACGGCAAAAGAAAAATCATCGGAACAGCCAGAGTCAGCATAGAACTTGACGGAAAAACAGGCGAAATAGCCTTTCTGGTGGCGGATCCGTGGCAAGGCTTAGGCCTAGGAACAAAGCTCGTGGACTACGTTATAGAAATATGCAGAGAAAGAGACCTAGAAAGCGTTTATGGAATAATGCTTCCAGAAAATCGGAAAGCGATTGAGCTTATGCGAAACTTAGGCTTCCAGCTAAAGTATATGGAGGACGGCACAATAAGGGGAACCCTAAACTTAAAAGAAGAGGAACCACCAATCAAACCATTGGAAAAAGCGACAGCGATGGAAACTGCGCTCAGCGTGGAAAAGACGACAGACAAAGAGGCTGAAAAAGCAGCAACAAACTAA
- a CDS encoding Ni/Fe hydrogenase subunit alpha has translation MKEIVINPITRLEGHGKITIFLNEEGDVDEAYFQVPELRGFEKFCEGRRAEDLPIITPRICGVCPVAHHMASAKALDAAFNVEPPEPAKKLRELMYCGYYLYDHTLHFYYLGGPDFVVGPDAPPEKRNVLGVIEKAGLEIGKEVIKHRAYGQKITEILGGKATHPVSACIPGGFARPISEEERREIERMVRSCLEFAKFSLKLFDDIVLKNTTYVDLIKSEAYTLKTYYMGLVDKNNKVNFYDGNVRVVDPNGCEFVKFSPREYLDVIEERVEPWTYVKLPYLKKVGWKGFVDGAENGVYRVGPLGRLNAADGMATPLAQAEYERMYSTLGGKPVHNTLAYHWARLIELLYAAERALELVTDPEITSKNVRNKPGKPGEGVGIVEAARGTLIHHYQLDENALAKKVNLIVATTHNVPGICMSIRDAAKGLIKKGKVTDGILNMIEMAFRAYDPCFACATHFAVGQMPLEVEIYDSEKRLIQRIKR, from the coding sequence ATGAAAGAGATAGTTATAAACCCTATCACACGGCTTGAGGGTCACGGGAAAATAACCATATTCCTAAACGAAGAGGGCGACGTGGACGAAGCCTATTTCCAAGTTCCAGAACTCAGAGGCTTTGAAAAGTTCTGTGAAGGCCGCAGAGCTGAAGACCTGCCCATCATAACGCCCCGTATATGTGGCGTTTGCCCAGTAGCCCACCATATGGCCAGCGCCAAAGCCCTAGACGCTGCCTTCAATGTTGAACCGCCAGAGCCAGCCAAAAAACTCCGCGAACTCATGTACTGCGGCTACTACCTATACGATCACACTTTGCACTTCTACTATCTAGGCGGGCCGGACTTCGTTGTTGGGCCAGACGCGCCACCAGAAAAACGCAATGTTCTGGGCGTTATTGAGAAGGCAGGCCTTGAAATAGGCAAGGAAGTTATAAAGCATAGGGCTTATGGCCAAAAAATAACGGAAATTTTAGGTGGAAAAGCAACCCACCCGGTAAGCGCTTGCATTCCCGGCGGATTTGCAAGGCCAATCTCAGAAGAGGAGCGCCGAGAAATTGAGCGCATGGTGAGAAGCTGCCTAGAATTCGCCAAGTTCTCGCTGAAACTCTTCGACGACATAGTGCTGAAAAACACCACCTACGTGGACTTGATTAAAAGCGAGGCTTACACGCTCAAAACCTACTATATGGGTTTGGTGGACAAAAACAACAAAGTGAACTTCTACGATGGAAATGTCCGCGTAGTAGACCCCAACGGATGCGAATTCGTCAAATTCTCGCCTAGAGAGTATTTGGACGTTATTGAAGAGCGTGTGGAGCCATGGACCTACGTTAAACTTCCATACCTGAAAAAAGTGGGATGGAAAGGCTTCGTAGACGGAGCCGAAAACGGCGTTTACAGAGTCGGCCCTCTTGGAAGGCTTAATGCGGCTGATGGCATGGCAACACCCCTAGCCCAAGCCGAATACGAGCGCATGTACTCCACACTAGGCGGAAAACCAGTTCATAACACATTGGCTTACCACTGGGCAAGGCTTATTGAATTATTGTATGCGGCTGAACGTGCCCTAGAACTTGTAACAGACCCGGAAATAACAAGCAAAAACGTTCGCAACAAACCCGGCAAACCGGGAGAAGGCGTGGGCATTGTGGAAGCCGCCCGTGGAACGCTTATCCACCATTATCAGCTGGACGAGAACGCCCTAGCCAAGAAAGTCAACCTAATTGTGGCTACTACGCATAATGTTCCCGGCATTTGTATGTCAATTAGGGATGCGGCCAAAGGCTTAATCAAGAAGGGCAAAGTGACCGACGGCATATTAAACATGATTGAAATGGCCTTTAGGGCTTATGACCCATGTTTCGCATGCGCCACTCATTTTGCCGTTGGCCAAATGCCTTTGGAGGTGGAAATTTATGACAGCGAGAAAAGGCTCATCCAAAGAATCAAAAGGTAA
- a CDS encoding oxidoreductase has protein sequence MEKTQKLKFAFYWAASCGGCEIAVLDINEKILDVIAKADIVFWPVAMDIKYKDVEAMPDKSIDVCFFNGAIRNSEQEYMAKLLRQKSKILVAFGSCACDGSVVGLGNLWNREKIFERAYFETPSTRNPEGVTPQTSFKVPQGELELPEFYDTVKTLAQTVDVDYFISGCPPPVPRVTDALEAILSGKLPPKGANLLFNKSVCDECPREKKDRKITQVKRIYEIEDDFKTCFLEQGVICMGPATRGGCSAQCLKANIPCTGCGGPAPRVADQGAAMISAFASIATDPKVIQQVVDPVGTFYKYSLANSLLRRRVMRP, from the coding sequence ATGGAGAAAACCCAGAAATTGAAGTTCGCCTTTTACTGGGCAGCAAGTTGTGGTGGATGCGAAATCGCCGTTCTGGACATCAACGAGAAAATCTTGGATGTAATAGCCAAAGCAGACATCGTTTTTTGGCCTGTAGCCATGGACATAAAATATAAGGATGTTGAAGCCATGCCCGACAAAAGCATAGACGTCTGCTTCTTCAATGGCGCTATACGGAACAGCGAACAAGAATACATGGCAAAACTCCTAAGGCAGAAATCAAAAATTCTTGTGGCTTTTGGTTCATGCGCTTGCGACGGAAGCGTTGTCGGCCTGGGCAACTTGTGGAACCGCGAAAAAATCTTTGAAAGAGCCTATTTTGAAACTCCATCAACAAGGAATCCTGAAGGAGTAACGCCCCAAACAAGTTTTAAAGTGCCGCAGGGCGAGCTTGAGCTTCCAGAGTTTTACGACACTGTTAAGACTTTAGCGCAAACAGTTGACGTGGACTACTTTATTTCTGGCTGTCCACCGCCAGTGCCAAGAGTTACTGACGCCCTAGAAGCCATCTTAAGCGGAAAACTTCCACCAAAAGGCGCAAACCTCCTCTTCAACAAGTCTGTCTGCGACGAATGTCCAAGAGAAAAGAAGGACCGCAAAATTACCCAAGTAAAACGAATCTATGAAATCGAAGACGACTTTAAAACGTGTTTTCTAGAGCAAGGCGTAATATGCATGGGACCCGCCACGAGAGGCGGATGCAGCGCCCAATGCTTAAAGGCGAACATACCATGCACCGGATGCGGCGGACCAGCACCTAGAGTGGCAGATCAAGGTGCAGCCATGATAAGCGCCTTCGCCTCCATAGCCACGGACCCAAAAGTCATCCAGCAAGTCGTTGACCCTGTTGGAACCTTCTACAAGTATTCTCTGGCTAATTCCCTTCTAAGGAGGAGGGTGATGCGTCCATGA